A window of the Polypterus senegalus isolate Bchr_013 chromosome 4, ASM1683550v1, whole genome shotgun sequence genome harbors these coding sequences:
- the LOC120528794 gene encoding paraneoplastic antigen Ma1 homolog, giving the protein MDLVKTVEWGRKENVNLLRAIVLSNVPLCTSDDTIGKVLNTVKVFGRTKICSRRGDVTGRLLFILVEASADLEPDVIPPKIGIENEVGPWSVHLVRSLVAQNPAPEGDPFQLKLQALLQQEGKSMDEVRALIMGKQSPTSDLSVDLVDAIEKLVDRCNQVPNDSPGYRKLRLFSGLKPVPPGEEEYEIWMEQAAQMISEWQCPEAAKKQRVVESLRGPAADMVRFLKVRNPSATADEYLAALETAYGTTESGFDLMATFRHTYQESGEKLSVFLYRLDKLLHKALLKGGIDAVGINRARMEQLIKGALTNDMVALQLE; this is encoded by the coding sequence ATGGATCTGGTTAAGACTGTTGAGTGGGGTAGAAAAGAGAATGTTAATCTCTTGCGTGCCATTGTTTTGAGCAATGTTCCTTTATGCACTAGTGATGACACTATTGGGAAAGTGTTAAATACCGTCAAAGTTTTTGGTCGCACAAAAATATGTAGCCGTCGTGGTGATGTAACTGGTAGATTGTTGTTCATTCTAGTGGAGGCCAGTGCTGATTTAGAACCAGATGTGATACCTCCCAAGATAGGCATAGAAAATGAGGTTGGGCCCTGGAGCGTCCACTTAGTGCGCAGTCTAGTAGCTCAAAATCCGGCCCCTGAAGGTGATCCCTTTCAGCTCAAACTGCAGGCATTGTTGCAGCAGGAGGGTAAGTCTATGGATGAAGTGCGGGCATTGATCATGGGAAAACAGTCTCCCACATCTGATCTCAGTGTGGACCTTGTTGATGCTATAGAAAAATTAGTAGATCGGTGCAACCAAGTTCCCAATGATAGTCCCGGCTATAGAAAACTAAGATTGTTTTCTGGGCTGAAACCTGTCCCTCCAGGTGAAGAGGAGTATGAAATCTGGATGGAACAGGCTGCACAAATGATAAGTGAATGGCAGTGCCCTGAAGCTGCAAAGAAACAACGTGTCGTAGAAAGTTTACGAGGCCCTGCGGCTGATATGGTCAGGTTTCTAAAAGTGCGTAATCCATCTGCGACTGCAGATGAGTACTTAGCTGCCCTTGAGACCGCATATGGAACTACGGAGAGTGGATTTGACCTTATGGCTACGTTTCGTCACACTTACCAGGAAAGTGGAGAGAAACTTTCAGTTTTCCTGTATCGCCTAGACAAACTTCTCCACAAAGCATTGTTAAAGGGTGGGATTGATGCAGTCGGCATCAATAGAGCTAGAATGGAACAGCTAATTAAGGGTGCACTTACCAATGATATGGTTGCGTTGCAATTAGAATGA